A single Myxococcales bacterium DNA region contains:
- a CDS encoding outer membrane beta-barrel domain-containing protein, producing MRGPHLRVRHLVVAGLWAWAALTLPFVAVVTAAEDAEVCLDETLEADLDAKRRRRFVKARLYQKTNRHEVSVRGGYYVSDVFDGSAVVGGAYTYHLTEAFAVEASGAYTRIRSASGLGLERTFSLLEGKPRDSLLFATNLVASPIYAKLQVGGSIVRFDVQVTAGAGVVDSALSSGVAGNVGVGFVFFTGPHVALRFDLRDYVYRQQLLARKVWANDLSATLGVSVFFPWRE from the coding sequence GTGAGGGGCCCTCACCTGCGCGTTCGGCACCTGGTTGTGGCTGGGCTGTGGGCTTGGGCGGCCTTGACCTTGCCGTTCGTCGCCGTCGTCACCGCGGCGGAGGACGCCGAAGTTTGTCTGGACGAAACGCTCGAGGCGGATCTCGATGCCAAAAGGCGGCGGCGTTTCGTCAAGGCCCGCCTTTACCAAAAGACGAACAGGCACGAGGTGAGCGTGCGAGGTGGCTACTACGTCTCGGACGTCTTCGATGGTTCGGCCGTGGTGGGCGGCGCGTACACGTACCACTTGACCGAGGCGTTCGCCGTGGAGGCCAGCGGGGCGTATACGCGCATTCGCTCCGCGAGCGGACTGGGACTCGAGCGCACGTTTTCGTTGCTGGAAGGCAAGCCACGCGACTCTTTGTTGTTTGCGACCAACTTGGTGGCCTCGCCGATCTACGCCAAGCTACAGGTGGGCGGCAGCATCGTGCGTTTCGACGTCCAAGTGACCGCGGGCGCCGGCGTGGTGGATTCTGCTCTGTCGAGCGGGGTCGCAGGCAACGTGGGCGTGGGCTTCGTGTTCTTTACCGGGCCCCACGTTGCCCTGCGCTTCGACCTGCGGGACTACGTCTATCGACAACAGCTCTTGGCCCGGAAAGTGTGGGCCAACGATCTCAGCGCCACCTTGGGGGTGAGTGTGTTCTTTCCTTGGCGTGAGTGA
- a CDS encoding outer membrane beta-barrel domain-containing protein codes for MRRASPIVLPWRASGLVRFTLLQVLLGVQVNGAQAQPSYVEGPDPEEPGQKDEAAPPGDQALRIPCLEDLSADGASRKGVQVRPFLKDKRFEVTALGGLHASDVLSSTYTFGGAVGFYPSEDLGLELLVTHAPVRYQLEEPFSAFDRERRFEPGRANQAILSLLFVPMQAKFRFGEDTIVPADVFVVAGAGRTFHDSVLGVTWAAGLGARLFLGDLVALRLEVRDFVTPQEVLGSARIANNVALTFGVGVWLP; via the coding sequence ATGCGGCGAGCTTCACCAATCGTCCTGCCGTGGCGTGCGTCTGGGCTCGTGCGCTTCACGCTGCTGCAAGTGCTGCTGGGCGTCCAGGTCAATGGGGCGCAGGCGCAGCCGTCCTATGTCGAAGGACCGGACCCCGAAGAGCCCGGGCAAAAGGACGAAGCTGCGCCTCCCGGGGACCAGGCGCTGCGCATCCCGTGTTTGGAAGACCTCTCGGCCGACGGGGCGTCCCGCAAGGGCGTGCAGGTCAGGCCTTTCCTCAAAGACAAACGCTTCGAGGTCACGGCGCTCGGCGGGCTCCACGCCTCGGATGTTTTGTCTTCCACGTACACGTTCGGTGGGGCGGTGGGCTTTTACCCTTCCGAGGATCTCGGGCTCGAGCTGCTCGTCACCCATGCGCCGGTCCGCTATCAGCTCGAGGAGCCTTTCTCCGCCTTCGATCGGGAGCGGCGCTTCGAGCCCGGGCGTGCGAACCAAGCGATCCTCTCGCTCCTGTTCGTGCCGATGCAGGCCAAGTTCAGGTTTGGCGAAGACACCATCGTACCCGCAGACGTTTTCGTCGTGGCCGGCGCCGGCCGGACCTTTCACGATTCGGTCCTCGGTGTGACCTGGGCGGCAGGCCTCGGGGCTCGTCTTTTCCTGGGTGACCTCGTCGCTTTGCGACTCGAGGTGCGCGACTTCGTGACGCCGCAAGAGGTGCTGGGGTCCGCGCGGATCGCCAACAACGTGGCCCTGACCTTCGGTGTGGGGGTGTGGTTGCCGTGA
- a CDS encoding peroxiredoxin, with product MGLHIGSIAPDFEQDSTEGVIKFHEWIGDQWCVLFSHPADFTPVCTTELGRVAQLKGAFEARNCKVIALSVDPVDSHRGWVGDIAETQGTKVNFPILADADRKVAKLYDMIHPEANDTFTVRSVFVIDPKKKIRLVITYPASTGRNFQEILRVIDSLQLTDSHMVATPVDWVDGQDCVIVPSLKDPALMKQKFPKGWKELKPYLRMTPQPNKD from the coding sequence ATGGGTCTTCACATCGGCAGCATTGCCCCCGACTTCGAGCAGGACTCCACCGAAGGCGTCATCAAATTTCACGAGTGGATTGGCGACCAGTGGTGCGTGTTGTTTTCGCACCCTGCCGACTTCACGCCCGTCTGCACCACCGAGCTTGGCCGTGTGGCGCAGCTCAAAGGCGCCTTCGAGGCCCGCAACTGCAAGGTCATCGCTCTGTCCGTGGATCCCGTCGATTCACACCGAGGCTGGGTGGGAGACATCGCTGAAACCCAGGGCACGAAGGTGAACTTTCCCATCCTGGCGGATGCGGATCGGAAAGTGGCGAAGCTCTACGACATGATTCACCCCGAGGCGAACGACACGTTTACCGTGCGTTCGGTCTTCGTGATCGATCCGAAGAAGAAGATTCGGCTCGTCATCACCTACCCGGCAAGCACCGGCCGCAACTTCCAGGAGATCTTGCGTGTCATCGATTCTCTGCAGCTCACGGACAGCCACATGGTGGCCACGCCCGTCGACTGGGTGGACGGTCAAGACTGCGTGATCGTGCCTTCGCTCAAGGACCCCGCGCTCATGAAGCAAAAGTTCCCGAAGGGCTGGAAAGAGCTCAAGCCCTACCTGCGCATGACGCCGCAGCCAAACAAGGACTGA
- the arfB gene encoding aminoacyl-tRNA hydrolase, translating to MPPLPITPTLCLPEDELAWSFVRASGPGGQNVNKVATQVELRWSVTRSRALRPSDREWLLLRLAAQLTLEGELIVTSSLTRSQARNRQDAGEKLATIVREALVRPKRRRATRPGRGAVERRLTEKKKQGERKRQRQSHE from the coding sequence GTGCCCCCGCTTCCCATCACGCCCACGCTTTGCCTTCCGGAGGACGAACTGGCCTGGAGCTTCGTCCGCGCCTCGGGCCCCGGGGGGCAAAACGTGAACAAAGTCGCCACGCAGGTCGAGCTGCGGTGGTCCGTGACCCGCTCGCGGGCGCTGCGGCCCTCGGACAGGGAGTGGTTACTCCTGCGCCTGGCCGCCCAGCTGACGCTCGAGGGCGAGCTCATCGTGACCTCCAGCCTCACCCGCAGCCAGGCCCGCAACCGCCAAGACGCCGGGGAGAAGCTGGCCACCATCGTACGCGAGGCGCTGGTGCGCCCCAAACGACGACGGGCCACCCGCCCCGGCCGCGGCGCCGTGGAGCGGCGGCTCACTGAGAAGAAAAAACAAGGCGAGCGCAAGCGGCAGCGCCAAAGCCACGAGTAG
- the hemH gene encoding ferrochelatase — protein MNQVGASPPLTSAPRPIGVLLVNLGTPDAPTTPDVRRYLAEFLSDPRVIDINPLGRWLLLNLVILPFRPAKSAAAYRAIWTPGGSPLLVHGRALAEGVQAALDGASPGRFVVKLAMRYGKPAIPDVLAEMLAQDLERLVVLPLFPQYSGAASGSALERVFEAVKTAWNVPPIDTFDAFYDAPAFIDGFRDVAAPLLGPFAPDHVLFSYHGLPERQIKRSDRTGGHHCLASPDCCAKITAANRYCYRAHCVATTEALARALALPTGGYTFSFQSRLGRTPWIKPYTDEVLPELARRGVRRLAVFSPAFVADCLETVEEIGIRAHEQWKSLGGEDLMLVPSLNAHPTWVKGLARMVLDRTGVAAAPQA, from the coding sequence ATGAATCAGGTCGGCGCTTCTCCCCCCTTGACCTCTGCCCCTCGCCCCATTGGGGTGCTGCTCGTGAACCTGGGTACCCCCGATGCGCCCACCACGCCCGACGTGCGCCGGTACCTGGCAGAGTTCCTGAGCGATCCGCGGGTCATCGACATCAACCCGCTTGGCCGCTGGTTGCTCTTGAACCTGGTGATTCTGCCGTTTCGTCCGGCCAAGTCGGCCGCAGCGTACCGCGCGATCTGGACGCCGGGCGGGTCGCCGCTCTTGGTGCACGGCCGCGCGTTGGCCGAAGGCGTGCAAGCGGCGCTGGACGGGGCGTCTCCGGGACGTTTCGTCGTGAAGCTGGCCATGCGGTACGGAAAACCCGCGATCCCCGATGTGCTCGCCGAGATGCTGGCGCAGGATCTCGAGCGCCTCGTGGTGCTCCCGCTCTTCCCGCAATACTCGGGGGCGGCCTCGGGCTCGGCGCTCGAACGCGTGTTCGAGGCGGTCAAGACGGCCTGGAACGTACCCCCGATCGACACCTTCGACGCCTTCTACGACGCACCTGCCTTCATCGACGGCTTTCGTGACGTGGCGGCCCCGCTCTTGGGCCCCTTCGCCCCCGACCACGTCCTGTTCAGCTACCACGGGCTGCCCGAGCGCCAAATCAAGCGCAGTGACAGGACAGGCGGCCACCACTGCCTGGCGTCTCCCGACTGCTGCGCAAAGATCACCGCCGCGAACCGATACTGCTATCGGGCTCACTGCGTGGCCACCACCGAGGCGTTGGCCCGCGCGCTGGCCTTGCCCACGGGCGGCTACACCTTCAGCTTCCAGTCGCGGCTTGGCCGGACGCCGTGGATCAAGCCCTACACGGACGAGGTCTTGCCCGAGCTGGCCCGCCGTGGGGTCAGGCGGTTGGCGGTGTTCTCCCCGGCCTTCGTGGCCGATTGTTTGGAGACCGTGGAGGAGATCGGCATCCGCGCGCACGAGCAATGGAAGTCGCTCGGGGGCGAGGATCTGATGCTCGTGCCTTCCCTCAACGCACATCCCACCTGGGTCAAAGGCTTGGCCCGCATGGTGCTTGACCGCACCGGGGTGGCCGCGGCGCCCCAGGCGTGA
- a CDS encoding SDR family NAD(P)-dependent oxidoreductase, whose amino-acid sequence MSDHKHAMVTGASEGIGRAFARALAERGYAVTLVARREAALAEVLRQMNGEGHGLLAADLSTADGLAATRARLADRHVHLLVNNAGVGAFGPFGALPLETHLEVCRLNMQALVALSHAFCQQAQPEDALVNVSSILGFAPQPSQPIYAATKAFVTSLTESLWLEQKARGVHVMGLHPGATSTRFGEHAGRPMGFRRPVWMSQSPEQVVDVALRALDRKKGPSVACGLVGRIFVTGARWLPRSWLVRLMRAAG is encoded by the coding sequence GTGTCGGACCACAAACACGCCATGGTGACCGGGGCCAGCGAGGGCATCGGGCGCGCGTTCGCCCGCGCCCTTGCGGAGCGGGGCTATGCGGTCACCCTGGTCGCGCGGCGAGAGGCGGCGCTGGCCGAGGTGCTACGGCAGATGAACGGCGAAGGGCACGGCCTTTTGGCCGCTGATTTGTCCACGGCAGACGGTCTCGCGGCCACGCGGGCGCGCCTGGCCGACCGGCATGTGCACCTGCTGGTGAACAACGCGGGCGTCGGCGCCTTTGGTCCCTTCGGGGCCCTCCCCCTCGAAACGCACCTCGAGGTGTGCCGCCTGAACATGCAGGCGCTCGTGGCCCTCTCCCACGCGTTCTGTCAGCAGGCGCAACCGGAGGACGCGCTCGTCAACGTCTCGTCGATTCTGGGCTTTGCCCCGCAGCCCTCCCAGCCCATCTACGCGGCCACCAAGGCCTTCGTGACCTCCCTCACCGAGTCGCTGTGGCTCGAGCAAAAAGCGCGAGGCGTGCACGTCATGGGCCTTCACCCCGGCGCCACGTCCACCCGTTTCGGTGAGCATGCCGGCCGGCCCATGGGCTTTCGCCGTCCCGTCTGGATGTCGCAGTCGCCCGAGCAAGTGGTCGACGTCGCGTTGCGGGCCCTGGACCGCAAAAAGGGCCCCTCGGTGGCCTGCGGGCTGGTGGGCCGTATCTTCGTGACCGGAGCCCGCTGGCTGCCCCGTAGCTGGCTGGTCCGCCTGATGCGCGCGGCCGGCTGA
- a CDS encoding class I SAM-dependent methyltransferase — translation MTPAGDASPPRAPQNRLERLVRVYEHEIYPLFDRWFTAPLLARLRVRPVGPVDTVLDLGAASGHLAEALGAQGPRTLVCGDPSGAMLALLRARVPVGRSAALVRGGTADGLPFRTASFDRVFARGRADEALAPLALLPELVRVCRPGGELAFTVAMQGTWAEPLDLLDEALERRGFTEARNALFAYRAQAVTAEDLEAALTAAGVAAADVTIEEKQVLFRSGREFFFSALVELGPLRRWKALTGRGETLQSAFAAMKTAIDTYYRGRTFSVTLRVATVLGQRPRAS, via the coding sequence ATGACACCCGCCGGCGACGCGTCCCCCCCTCGCGCCCCCCAAAACCGCCTCGAGCGGCTGGTCAGGGTCTACGAGCACGAAATCTACCCGCTCTTCGACCGCTGGTTCACCGCCCCCCTGCTGGCGCGCCTGCGCGTGCGCCCCGTAGGTCCCGTCGATACCGTGCTCGACCTCGGCGCGGCGTCGGGGCACCTCGCCGAGGCGCTCGGCGCCCAAGGCCCGCGGACCCTCGTCTGCGGCGATCCCTCGGGCGCCATGCTCGCCCTCTTGCGTGCCCGCGTGCCCGTGGGGCGCTCCGCCGCGCTCGTCCGGGGCGGAACGGCGGACGGCCTGCCCTTCCGAACGGCGAGCTTCGACCGCGTCTTCGCACGGGGACGGGCCGACGAGGCGCTCGCGCCGCTCGCACTCCTGCCCGAGCTGGTGCGGGTCTGCCGTCCCGGCGGCGAGCTGGCCTTCACCGTGGCGATGCAAGGCACCTGGGCCGAGCCCCTCGACCTACTGGACGAGGCGCTCGAGCGGCGCGGCTTCACTGAGGCACGGAACGCCCTTTTCGCTTACCGGGCGCAGGCCGTCACCGCCGAAGATTTGGAGGCCGCCCTCACGGCCGCGGGGGTCGCCGCGGCAGACGTAACGATCGAGGAAAAACAGGTGCTATTTCGCAGCGGTCGCGAGTTTTTCTTTTCGGCTTTGGTGGAGCTTGGGCCCCTGCGCCGCTGGAAAGCCCTCACCGGTCGGGGCGAAACGCTGCAATCGGCATTCGCAGCGATGAAGACGGCGATCGACACCTACTATCGGGGGCGCACGTTTTCGGTCACCCTCCGCGTGGCGACCGTGCTAGGCCAAAGGCCCCGCGCCTCATGA
- the ligA gene encoding NAD-dependent DNA ligase LigA encodes MTEDSQTRYLELVADLNDHDRRYYVEMSPTITDQEYDRRYQELKRLEANHPAWVVRESPTQRVAPSPLSDFPKIVRDTPMLSLDNTYSLDDLRAFCDRVDKGLHGESAVYVVEPKIDGIGIELTYVDGLFVLGATRGDGRIGEDVTSNLRTIRSLPQRLSMPVSLTVRGEVYISKADFRAVNADREAAGEELWKNARNAAGGSLKLLDARAAAKRPLRVLLYEVVDGERLCARHFDGLAYLRELGLPTSPDTDLASGWPALEAAVAAWALRRPALPYEADGLVIKVDAFAQRRLLGATAKFPRWAVAYKFAAEQARTRLEGVQVNVGRTGAVTPVAMLAPVELSGTTVKRASLFNWDEVARLDVRVGDTVVVEKAGEIIPQVIEVLKDDRRGDEAPIAVPTHCPSCGSQLVRRESEVALRCENRACPEQRWKAIQFFAHRGAMNVDGLGESLAAELVAKGLVADPADLFDLTVDKLVPPKGVPGPRVERMAQKSAKNLVTAIGRARDGATLSRLLTGLGIPHVGTVAARAIAKRFGALDAMASLSAEARREAVASIDGVGAVIADAIARWWDEPENAALVEKLRARGVRPSEPEDKRLEGPLAGLRICVTGTLSRPRSEIQRDIEAAGGTFATSVGKTTDVLVAGADVGKSKLDAAKKFGTRVVDEEGLSRLLAGEGGL; translated from the coding sequence ATGACCGAAGATTCGCAGACACGGTATCTGGAGCTCGTCGCTGACCTCAACGACCACGATCGGCGCTACTACGTCGAGATGAGCCCGACGATCACGGATCAGGAATATGATCGGCGCTATCAGGAGCTGAAAAGGCTCGAGGCAAACCACCCCGCGTGGGTCGTGCGCGAGTCGCCCACGCAACGGGTGGCGCCAAGTCCGCTTTCGGACTTTCCGAAGATCGTGCGGGACACGCCCATGCTGTCGCTCGACAACACCTATAGCCTCGACGATCTGCGCGCGTTTTGCGACCGCGTCGACAAGGGCTTGCACGGCGAGAGCGCCGTCTACGTGGTGGAGCCCAAGATCGACGGCATCGGCATCGAGCTCACGTACGTCGACGGCCTTTTCGTGCTGGGCGCCACACGGGGTGATGGCCGCATCGGCGAGGATGTCACGAGCAACCTGCGCACGATCCGCTCCCTGCCCCAGCGCCTGTCAATGCCCGTGTCCTTGACCGTGCGGGGCGAGGTCTACATTTCAAAGGCGGACTTTCGGGCCGTGAACGCGGACCGCGAGGCCGCGGGCGAAGAGTTGTGGAAAAACGCCCGCAACGCCGCGGGCGGTTCGCTCAAGTTGCTCGATGCCCGCGCGGCCGCCAAGCGCCCGCTGCGCGTGCTGCTCTACGAAGTCGTCGATGGCGAGCGCCTTTGTGCCCGGCACTTCGACGGCCTGGCCTATCTGCGTGAGCTCGGCCTTCCCACGTCGCCCGATACCGACCTGGCATCCGGGTGGCCTGCACTCGAAGCCGCCGTGGCCGCCTGGGCCCTGCGTAGGCCCGCGTTGCCCTACGAAGCGGACGGCCTCGTCATCAAGGTGGATGCGTTCGCGCAGCGACGCCTGCTGGGTGCCACGGCCAAGTTTCCGCGCTGGGCGGTGGCCTACAAGTTCGCCGCCGAACAGGCCCGCACGCGCCTCGAAGGCGTACAGGTCAACGTGGGCCGCACCGGGGCCGTCACCCCCGTGGCGATGCTCGCCCCCGTGGAGCTGTCGGGCACCACGGTCAAACGCGCGTCGCTCTTCAACTGGGACGAGGTGGCCCGCCTCGACGTGCGCGTCGGGGACACCGTGGTGGTGGAGAAGGCCGGCGAGATCATCCCGCAGGTCATCGAGGTTCTCAAAGACGATCGTCGGGGGGACGAGGCGCCAATCGCCGTTCCCACCCACTGCCCCAGCTGTGGGTCGCAGCTCGTGCGCCGCGAGAGCGAAGTGGCGCTGCGCTGTGAAAACCGCGCCTGCCCCGAGCAGCGCTGGAAGGCGATTCAGTTCTTCGCGCACCGAGGAGCGATGAACGTTGATGGCCTCGGCGAATCGCTCGCCGCGGAGCTCGTTGCCAAAGGGCTGGTGGCGGACCCGGCCGATCTCTTCGACCTCACCGTGGACAAGCTGGTCCCGCCCAAAGGCGTACCCGGGCCTCGGGTGGAGCGTATGGCCCAAAAATCGGCTAAAAACCTCGTCACGGCGATCGGGCGGGCCCGCGACGGTGCCACGCTCTCCCGCCTTTTGACCGGACTTGGCATCCCGCACGTGGGCACGGTGGCCGCTCGAGCCATCGCCAAGCGCTTCGGCGCCCTGGATGCGATGGCGTCTCTTTCGGCCGAAGCCCGTCGGGAGGCCGTGGCCAGCATCGACGGGGTGGGCGCGGTCATTGCCGACGCCATCGCCCGCTGGTGGGACGAACCCGAAAACGCCGCCTTGGTAGAGAAGCTACGCGCCCGCGGCGTACGTCCGAGCGAACCCGAAGACAAGCGCCTCGAAGGGCCATTGGCCGGCCTTCGCATCTGCGTGACGGGCACGCTGTCGCGACCGCGCAGCGAAATTCAACGAGACATCGAGGCGGCCGGGGGCACGTTCGCCACGTCGGTCGGCAAGACCACGGACGTGCTGGTGGCTGGCGCTGACGTCGGCAAGTCCAAGCTCGATGCGGCCAAGAAGTTCGGTACGCGCGTGGTCGACGAGGAGGGGCTTTCGCGCCTGCTTGCCGGTGAAGGGGGGCTTTGA
- a CDS encoding HTTM domain-containing protein encodes MLPPAPPHLDEAPPSRWRRVRAHLREAAVLDLRALALGRIGLALLLLYDLALRATDLEAHYTDAGVEPRSEVGRPELPLFRLYFLSGEASVTRTLFVMAATAATALLLGYRTRLATGLSWIFVASLQARNGHILQGGDNLLQMFLLWGLFLPLAGVWSLDARTRPPPTCTRITGAANFAFCGQLFMLYFITGTLKANLPHWRLGDGVWDALNADEFVTRFGLWLHPHRGILKLLGWGTLVLEILGPFVMLVPPRRWRVRLALVLSFIGLHLGITASMRIGMFSFVSIVGWLFLLPPGLFDRLHVRPIREGVAPSGSRWASRAAGVIFAYLVLAAMVSDRMPHGRVRDGLLKPARLLDLQEHWGMFVKPRAHSGFLVLEGTLRNGGAIDLLRGGAPVSFSPPPLVIDLFPNQRWRKWLTGLTKDKDAERQRAERFAAWLCRKENSTRPSETALTNVRVVYVKHPVDARGDDSRAERVTVASKACRPEG; translated from the coding sequence ATGTTGCCCCCCGCCCCCCCTCATCTCGACGAAGCGCCCCCCAGCCGCTGGCGGCGCGTGCGCGCACACCTGCGCGAGGCGGCGGTGCTCGACCTGCGCGCCCTGGCCCTCGGCCGCATCGGCTTGGCCTTGCTCCTCCTTTACGACCTTGCCCTGCGGGCGACGGATCTCGAAGCCCACTACACGGACGCGGGCGTGGAGCCGCGCAGCGAGGTGGGGCGCCCCGAGCTGCCCCTTTTCCGACTGTACTTTCTTTCGGGCGAGGCCTCCGTCACGCGCACGCTTTTCGTGATGGCGGCCACGGCTGCCACTGCCCTGCTGCTCGGTTACCGCACGCGGCTCGCCACGGGGCTGTCGTGGATCTTCGTCGCCTCGCTCCAGGCCCGCAACGGCCACATCTTGCAGGGCGGCGACAACCTGTTGCAGATGTTCCTGCTTTGGGGGCTGTTCCTTCCGCTTGCGGGGGTGTGGTCGCTCGACGCGCGCACCCGCCCGCCCCCGACCTGCACGCGCATCACGGGGGCCGCCAACTTCGCGTTCTGCGGCCAGCTGTTCATGCTGTATTTCATCACTGGCACGCTCAAGGCCAACCTGCCCCATTGGCGCCTGGGTGACGGGGTCTGGGACGCCTTGAACGCGGACGAGTTCGTCACCCGCTTCGGCCTGTGGCTTCACCCTCACCGGGGGATCCTCAAGCTTTTGGGCTGGGGCACCCTCGTGCTCGAGATCTTGGGCCCCTTCGTGATGCTGGTGCCCCCTCGTCGTTGGCGGGTTCGCCTGGCCCTGGTGCTGTCCTTCATCGGACTTCACCTCGGCATCACGGCCAGCATGCGCATCGGCATGTTTTCCTTCGTGAGCATCGTCGGTTGGTTGTTTCTCCTGCCGCCGGGGCTCTTCGATCGTCTGCACGTAAGACCCATCCGCGAGGGCGTGGCACCGAGTGGCTCACGCTGGGCCTCGCGCGCGGCCGGCGTGATCTTCGCCTACCTGGTTCTCGCCGCGATGGTCTCGGACCGCATGCCTCATGGCCGCGTCCGCGACGGGCTGCTCAAGCCGGCCCGGCTCCTCGATCTGCAGGAGCACTGGGGTATGTTCGTCAAACCGCGCGCCCACTCGGGGTTCCTCGTGCTCGAAGGCACGCTTCGCAACGGCGGGGCCATCGATCTGCTGCGGGGTGGGGCCCCGGTCTCGTTCTCCCCACCGCCGCTGGTGATCGATCTGTTCCCGAACCAGCGTTGGCGCAAGTGGCTCACCGGACTCACCAAGGACAAAGACGCAGAAAGGCAGCGCGCCGAGCGCTTCGCCGCGTGGCTCTGTCGCAAGGAAAACTCCACGCGGCCTTCCGAGACCGCGCTCACGAACGTGCGCGTCGTCTACGTCAAACACCCCGTGGACGCGCGGGGTGACGACAGCCGCGCCGAACGCGTGACCGTAGCCTCGAAAGCCTGTCGCCCCGAAGGGTAG
- a CDS encoding OmpA family protein, which translates to MIRTRLRQGMNFGLATALFVASGAGCATKQQTGTLIGAGAGLGAGAGIGAAVGGKKGAIIGGTVGAIGGAAAGNLIGRYMDKQEEKLKQVEGAKVERAGDQLVVKFDSAILFDTGKSTLKPQSEKDLEAFSKVLTEFEETNLVIEGHTDSTGGKKVNQQLSEKRAEAVIAYLESHGVKRARMTGKGMADGEPVGDNTTNEGRQLNRRVEVEIAANEDLKKKADEEAAASETAPNTAAK; encoded by the coding sequence ATGATCCGAACACGTCTTCGACAAGGAATGAATTTCGGCCTCGCGACGGCGCTCTTCGTGGCGTCCGGTGCAGGATGCGCCACCAAACAGCAAACGGGAACGCTCATCGGCGCGGGCGCAGGCCTCGGCGCGGGCGCCGGCATCGGAGCCGCCGTGGGCGGAAAAAAGGGCGCCATCATCGGTGGCACCGTGGGCGCCATCGGAGGCGCGGCGGCAGGCAACCTCATCGGCCGCTACATGGACAAGCAAGAAGAGAAGCTCAAGCAGGTCGAAGGGGCCAAGGTCGAACGTGCGGGTGACCAGCTCGTGGTCAAGTTCGACTCCGCCATCCTGTTCGACACGGGCAAGTCGACCCTCAAGCCTCAGTCCGAAAAAGACCTGGAAGCCTTCTCGAAGGTCTTGACCGAGTTCGAGGAAACCAACCTGGTCATCGAAGGCCACACCGACAGCACGGGCGGCAAGAAGGTCAACCAGCAGCTCTCGGAAAAGCGCGCCGAGGCCGTCATCGCATACCTCGAGTCCCACGGCGTCAAGCGTGCACGTATGACCGGCAAGGGCATGGCCGATGGCGAGCCCGTAGGCGACAACACCACCAACGAAGGCCGCCAGCTGAACCGCCGCGTCGAGGTTGAGATCGCGGCCAACGAGGACCTCAAGAAGAAGGCCGACGAGGAAGCGGCCGCTTCCGAGACCGCCCCGAACACGGCCGCCAAGTAG